ATCAGTGAAGATAGCAGTCATATTTTTAGTACTAGGTAAGTTAAAATAACCCTGTTAAAAACCGTTTTAAAGACACGCAATACTGTACACATTGTACTGGAAAATATCTCTCAAGTAACGAACAACTCTTGCAGATTGCCTGGGAGGTCTCCAGCGTCTAGCTCTATCGCGGCGCGCGTGCGACGGCGTGCCCGACTGCGCGGACGCGGGCGACGAGCGCGCATGCGCACActgcgcgggcggcggcgtgCGATGCGCGCTGCACACGCGCTGCATCCCAGAACGCAGCCGCTGCGACGGTACCCCGGACTGTCCTGATGGCAGTGACGAGACTAGCTGCTGTATGTGTATTTTAATTCTTACTTAATGCTAATGCgtacttcatttttgttgtTTAACGCCagtttagggacctatcagacagaaaGCGGTCAGTGGTTACGCGTTCTGCATtctttttattttggtttttgAAATCCTAGTAACCAAGACACTTATTGTTCGCTAGCatcgtaaaataattttacatctCTTCTTGGAATCTCAAATTATGAAATTGAccagttttattgttattagcATACCAAATATTTGATGATACAATTCAATATTTGAATACACAGTGTGGGTGACGCGGTCGTTGGCTTCTTGGAAGCGCGAGAGCGGCGAGTCGACACTCGGCGCGGTCCGCAGCCGCAGCGGTTACGCGGTGTGGGCGGAGCGCGGTCGTGCTGGTAAAATCTGCGCCGAGCCTTATGAGAACGACAAGAGAGCTCTCATGAACGTCGCCACCTCACTTTGCACCGCAATGTCTTACAAgtatgtccatactaatattataaatgcgaaattgtgtctgtctgtccgtctgttatatcttcacgctcaaaccgctgaaccgattttgctgaaatttggcatggagatactttgagtcccgggaaaaaacACGAATACcttttgtcccagaaaatgtacggttatatATTTGTTTTCCTTCAGAGCAATAAGACCTTTTTTCTTTGTAGATCAGCGATATCGGCAGAAGCTGTTATAGACGGAGAAGCGCCCGACTTAGACGAGGACACAACAGAAGACCCGTTCCAGCTGACAAGATTTGCAAAGGACGCCCCAGAATATGTCAAAATAGTGGATCCCTCAGCGGCTGAAATTTCCTTCACAAAAACTGAATGTCCGCAACGAAAAGTTATAAAAGTTGTTTGCGATCAACTtggtaagtattattttatctttatagtttatagtaaGTATAGGTTGTGTAGTTCTCTAGTGAACTTTCGTCCAGCGAAGGAAACATTTTTATCTCTTTTTATACAATGAGTATTATTGTTTCCCAGAATGTGGACTACCGTCAGCGAGAGGAGCGCGTGCAGACAAAGGAGTAGACGGCCTGCTGCGGTCCTCCCAGCCCGGGGACTGGCCCTGGCATGCGGCGCTCATGCGCTCACACGTCCACGCCTGCGATGCGGTCCTGGTACATCCCTCCTGGCTCATAACCACGGCCTCTTGTTTCCAAGTAAGTTAATACAACTTCCCTTTCCTAATAATGGCAATCAGCGCATATTGTCTTGTATACTCATTATTTTTTGCCTTCTCAGGGTCAACCGAAAGCTGAGTGGACCGCAAGATTGGGTACAGTGAGGATACAGAGCACAACTCCGTGGCAACAGGAGCAGCGCATTATCGGCATGGTGCGCTCCCCTGTGGAAGGCAGCATGATGGCCTTAGTGAGACTAGAAGAACCAGTGGAAATAACAGACTTCGTCCGACCCACATGCCTACCAGAGGATGGTTTTAAAATCGATGAACAGAGTACATGCAACTCATTGGGTTGGACGAGAAACAGAGACCAGCTGCAAAGGATACATGTTGTGCCAACGTCCATGAATACCTGTGAGAACGTCAGCATTGCCACCGGGAACGGCATTTGCGCTGAGCCTTTGTATGATCAAGACGATTGTGAcgtaagtttaaaaatatttatttacgaaCTCATTACATGACCAGAAATTTATTTCCTGAGAAGTGTACCAAAagctctaaaaatataaaccctcaacttgttttttttttcaggaggAAGAATATGCAGGCAGTTCAATGATGTGCTTCAATGACAAAACAAAACGCTGGTTGGTGTTAGGAGTCAGTGGGTGGAGAATTGCATGCTCAAAAATTGGCTTAGGAAGACCTCGTATCTACGACTCAGTAGTGTCACATGTCGATTGGATTCACAAAACGATATCAAACTCATCAAGGTGACCATAATAAACTGATAAGACTGTCCTCTTGTCTTAAAAAATAGAATGTTAAGTATTGTAGCATTAATGTATTTCACATAAAGTTCTTATTGTTTTGTAAAGTAATTGTTATAGAGAAGAATAGTTTTATGAACCTAGCTTATTATGAATTGTGTAAgtaatgtaaatataattttaagtacaataccaaataaatattaaattattattgtgatgGATCAGATTTCACTTAGATTGTTTAAGTGTAAAATATGTTCACTACTGTGGATAATAGCCCAGTTAACTAACTCAATAAATCCATACCAGTGCAGCAGTGTAAAGACTGGCTACTCAAATttgtaaattgttataataaattatttttaaaatatgaatacttttattattttttaaacatattatcaGCTGTAAAGTTAGCAAGTGTATGACACACTTGGCAAACCTTACCATAATATGAAAGTAATAGTGCTTCTTTGCACaggatataatataaaagtctACTAAATGAAAGGATGTGCTGTAAATATAGTAAACTAGATAACAAAAGAAATTGGTTTAGGGGTTTGGctgtgaagagataacagataacgacaaacagacagacatactttcacatttataatattagtagggaagTTGCCAGCAATGTCTCAATTTAAtgtgtaaaataattttcttgaaatGTACCTATTTCCTTTTTTGCAACCTATGGCACACATaccaacaactttttttttaatgaaataagggggcaaacaagcaaacgggtcacctgatggaaagcaatttccgtcgcccatggacactcgcagcatcagaagagctgcaggtgcgttgctggcctttcaagagggaatagggtaaaagggtagggtagggatgggaagggaacaggggagggtagggaagggaatagggtaggggattgggcctccagtaaactcactcacacggcgaaacacagctcaagcgctgtttcacgctggttttctgtgagaacttggtatttctcGGGTCGAGCCGGCCTGAATGGGCCTtaatgccgaagcatggctctcccatgtatacaCATATCTCCACACTAAGAAACCAAGTTAAATATTTCCCTAGTTTAACTCAagaatttttttgtttctacTACAATTCCTCAAACTTCAAATGaaagaataaaacaaaatagTTTCAATAAATGAAAGTAGCAAATTTATTGCAACATATTTAATGATTTTAGCTGTTTCTGAAACAAATTACTATTTACAAATTCTCAATACTACGTtcacgataaaaccagccttacaaGTTATCACTAacaagttattttaaaataccttCCTCTCTCagttcatttttaattttttcttgtaTATCTTCGGGGAAATTTTCCAATTCcttataaatatatttgtgAAGATCTACAAGTGGGCGATAGTGTAGGTGAACAATCTGCGACCCGGTAATCATGCTGGCAAAGGCTGCTGCAGCGAATGTTAGATATCGAGGCCAAGAAACACCCGCTGGCATTTTCAAACAGTAGAATACTTCTGAAG
This DNA window, taken from Aricia agestis chromosome 11, ilAriAges1.1, whole genome shotgun sequence, encodes the following:
- the LOC121731746 gene encoding atrial natriuretic peptide-converting enzyme, producing MTFSGMKEKTHKDTWESELGYGWSKSGQRRCRSHRPPESTLSVSSDIRFTRRKLSRPCRGCCAALAALLVLLLLAAVAVYLGHMYLFGDPLNRQTFRGSFIAGAWAEIPTGGNITREGDMQKAIFNAYRNSELRSCFVSADALALDSVEQGTRVHFEVSFEPIFTAVSTAEVTAVLAREILAPPFSDIGALPHTLYIEEVSMITSQALKESDAVTEVPTTESVTVEVVEEIRECSPLTLPLCSRLPYNTTTYPNLVGHSSQDAILKDLVAFRELLDAECSDLAQDFVCQMLQPRCDSDRLVSPCRSYCRAFHAGCGSRLPERLRPHFDCARFPEYFGPGSCATEPDCLGGLQRLALSRRACDGVPDCADAGDERACAHCAGGGVRCALHTRCIPERSRCDGTPDCPDGSDETSCLWVTRSLASWKRESGESTLGAVRSRSGYAVWAERGRAGKICAEPYENDKRALMNVATSLCTAMSYKSAISAEAVIDGEAPDLDEDTTEDPFQLTRFAKDAPEYVKIVDPSAAEISFTKTECPQRKVIKVVCDQLECGLPSARGARADKGVDGLLRSSQPGDWPWHAALMRSHVHACDAVLVHPSWLITTASCFQGQPKAEWTARLGTVRIQSTTPWQQEQRIIGMVRSPVEGSMMALVRLEEPVEITDFVRPTCLPEDGFKIDEQSTCNSLGWTRNRDQLQRIHVVPTSMNTCENVSIATGNGICAEPLYDQDDCDEEEYAGSSMMCFNDKTKRWLVLGVSGWRIACSKIGLGRPRIYDSVVSHVDWIHKTISNSSR
- the LOC121731752 gene encoding protein brawnin, with protein sequence MPAGVSWPRYLTFAAAAFASMITGSQIVHLHYRPLVDLHKYIYKELENFPEDIQEKIKNELREEGILK